Proteins from one Gossypium raimondii isolate GPD5lz chromosome 8, ASM2569854v1, whole genome shotgun sequence genomic window:
- the LOC105793596 gene encoding VQ motif-containing protein 20: MNPTQFHDQHRHAKKESTSNIGNGGICPPPLKVSRDSHLIKKSSSSSSSSSAASSLGVSGPVKPQQQRHPVIIYTHSPKVIHTHPKDFMALVQKLTGLSRNEDDHQNHNNHGPHQPKAETGAASVEEDSKRINNDDNESSSVITDENCEGQVNSCFVPPLFDPPAAPFLNIPVFTPNSTDFLCVNHQPFYNYTDSLFFTPNMRSSISSSSGLEGMNEFRDY; this comes from the coding sequence ATGAACCCAACGCAATTTCATGATCAACATCGTCATGCAAAGAAAGAGAGCACGTCCAACATCGGGAATGGTGGCATTTGTCCCCCGCCCTTGAAAGTCAGCAGAGACTCTCATTTGATCAAGAAATCATCATCCTCTTCGTCGTCGTCGTCGGCAGCCTCCTCCCTCGGCGTCAGCGGCCCCGTGAAGCCGCAACAGCAGCGTCACCCTGTCATTATCTACACACACTCTCCCAAAGTCATCCACACACACCCTAAAGATTTCATGGCGTTGGTGCAGAAACTCACAGGGCTTTCACGCAATGAAGATGATcatcaaaatcataataatcATGGGCCTCATCAACCTAAGGCGGAGACTGGTGCCGCTTCCGTAGAGGAAGACAGCAAGAGGATCAACAATGATGACAACGAATCATCATCGGTTATAACAGATGAAAACTGTGAAGGGCAAGTAAATTCTTGTTTTGTCCCACCTTTGTTTGATCCACCAGCAGCTCCATTTCTAAATATTCCAGTTTTTACGCCAAATTCGACTGATTTTCTTTGCGTCAATCATCAGCCTTTCTATAATTACACTGATTCATTGTTTTTCACACCAAACATGAGAAGCtctatttcatcatcttcaggGTTGGAGGGGATGAATGAATTTCGTGATTACTAA